AGTTGAACCATTTTTCGTATATTTAACATCCAACTCTTCCTTCGTCATCTTGCGAAGCATATCATCTGTAGCACCATCAGTAATCTTGTACCACTTAAATGTAACACCTTTTAATGGTGTAACATTTGTCCCCAATTCTTTCAGTGCCTCAGCTGATAATTTTTGGCCGTCCCTATTTTCAATCAATTTGCTATACGAATCCGCACGCAACTTGTAGATATTAATCTTAGTTGTCGCAGGAATCTCTTTTGTAGTAATCGGTCCTTCAGCTGCTACTGAAGTTACAGGTGAGAATGGTTGTGCCAAGGGGGCAACAACACCACCTAATAGCACAGCCAACACACCTAAATGGATAAGTTGTTTTTGTTTCTTCACGTTAAATCTCCTTTTTCTTTTTATCAAATATGAAGACCCTTATATAATACCCCCCCCCCCCGAAGATTTTGTCAAGTATTTTTGTGCATATTTTTATATTCTTAAAATAATCTAAATTTTCTGATTCTATTGCATTGTTTCATACACATTTTATTTTTTACAAGAGCTAAACTCCTTTAAACCAAGGAGTTTAAAGCTTGCCAGTTTTAAAAAGCTATAGCAGAAAAGCTGTTTTTGACAAATTGCTCTGTATTTTTTCTATTCCTACAATATATGCTGTTGTAGAAAGTATTTTAATCTCATTTAACAACTAGATATTGATTCATACATTTATATACTGTTAAAATGCAATTGCAAAAAAATAGAGGATTTTTACATCCCCTAGGTCATACTTCCACCCCAAATACAGCCAAGGCTTCCTCTTCAGCGGCGGTCAATCTGCGATGGGCTCCTAAATCTAGCTCATCTCCTAAAACCAAAGGCCCCATGCTGATGCGCTCTAGGTCTGTCACTTCTTTCCCACAGGCTGCAACCATCCGTTTGACTTGGTGGAACTTGCCTTCTGCGATACGAATGTGGACCAGTGAAGTTTGCCTGTTTTCATCAATCGCTACTATTTCTAAGTCAGCTGGTTGGCAAATAAATTCTTTTAATTCTATCCCCTGGGCAAAACGGTGACGATCTTCTTCTGTCATAATTCCTGCGACCTCAGCCCGATAGACCTTGTCCACATGTTTTTTCGGAGACAACATCTCATGCGCCAAAGCACCATTATTGGTCAAAAGCAGGAGACCATGAGTGTCAATGTCCAGTCTTCCGACTGGAAAGACTTCTTTTTGCCGGGCAGTCTCATCTAGCAAATCCAGAACTGTCCTGTGTTTCGGATCTTCGGTTGCTGAAATAACACCTTTTGGCTTATTTAAGATATAGTAAACAAATTTTTCATAGGTCAACACGTGTCCTTGATAGCTGATTTCATCCTGCACTTCATCAATATGGGTTTTCGCTGATTTTTCGACGACTTGATTGACCATGACCTTGCCTGACTTGAGGAGTTTTTTAACCTCTGTCCGCGAACCAAGACCACATTCTACTAAAAATTTATCCAACCGCATCAAATTTTCTCCTATTCTTCATCCTAATAGCAAAAATTGCAAAAACAAGACAGCTAATGGCAAACAAACTGAAAATAAGGCTATAGCTCTCACCTATCAAACCAATTCCTTTTAAAACATAAGGAGATAGGGCACCACCTAAATTGCAACCAATCAAAACAACGGCTGTTGCACTGTTTAATAATGGTGCTGGCATTTCCTCTGCCAATTGATGAAAAATAGCAGTCATAAGAACACTATTGACAAAACCAGCTCCTAAAACAGCAATAGCAAGAACAGATAAATCAGAAGAAAAGGCAATTCCCAAACTGGACAAGCCCAAGGCAAGATAGGAAAGACCTAATAGACGAGAGCCAAATCGCCTCAAAAGTGGCGCAAAAACCAAGCCTGAAACGATTCCTACTATTTGATAAAGTCCTAAAATAACACTCGCAGCCGAAGCTGTTCCTAGACTGCCTTGAGTGACCATTAGGGGCACGCGTAAGCTGATACAAGAACTAATACAAACATTCCAACCTGCAAACAGAGCTAGACGAGCCGATTCATACCGAAATCTGACGGGGAGTCTTTCTCCTAACTGTACTTGATCCTGCCTTGATTTTATCTGATTTGGCACAAAGAAAAGATAGAAAAGGAGCACCAACAAGGCAAAACTATAAATAGTAAAGGCGTAGGTCCACTTAAACTTAATCAACTGCCCCACTAGCATAGTTAAAAAGGCAGAGCCAACCACCTCTGATGAGCCGCGAAACCCCAGCATTTGAATGCGCTCCGTTCCTTCGTACCTCTCGCTAATCATCGAAATCGCCTTAGCATTGATGAGACCGATTCCCATCCCCAAAAATATCCGCGATAGGAACACGAAACCATAGCCTTGAAGCACCTGTGGCAACATGCCAGCCATACTCATCATAAGAAGTCCAGTGACAATCATCTGTCTTTCATTTAACAACCAATTAAGTTGCCGATTCAAGACCAATACCAGCAAAACAAAAAAGGACGGCGTTGAAATGAGCAACTCGACTTGTTCAGCTGGATAGCTGTGAAAATAGTCAAGCATGGAGGGCAAAGCAGACGAGACCGAAAAGGCGGAAACGAGCATGGATGATAAGGCTAGAACACTGATTTTTTCAAGAAATACTTTCACTATTTTTCCTCATTTTCTCTTTCAACCAGTATAGCAAATTCTTGTCCATCCTGCACCGTCTTTATTTCTCTTTCAATTCATGCTATACTAGTCTTTAGAAACTAGAAGGAGAAATCTATGTCTGTACTTGAACGATTAACGAAGGCTAGCCATTTAATTGATATGGATGATATTATCCGCGAGGGGCACCCAACCTTACGCAAAGTTGCTGAAGAAGTCCAATTCCCCTTGTCTGATCAAGAAGTGATTTTGGGTGAAAAAATGCTCCAATTCCTCAAGCATTCACAGGATCCTGTTATGGCAGAAAAATTGAAACTCCGTGGCGGAGTTGGACTCGCAGCACCACAGATTGATATTTCAAAACGAATCATTGCAGTCCTTGTCCCAAATCCAGAAGATGAAGAAGGAAATCCACCAGCTGAGGCCTATGCCCTAGCAGAAATCATGTATAATCCTAAAATCGTTTCGCATTCGATTCAGGAAGCTGCTATGGAAGGTGGTGAAGGCTGTCTGTCTGTTGACCGCGAGGTCCCTGGCTATGTCGTCCGTCATGCACGAGTGACTGTAGAATATATGGATAAAAATGGCGAAAAACACCGTATTAAACTCAAAGGCTTTAACGCCATTGTTGTCCAACATGAAATTGACCATATCAACGGTATCATGTTCTATGATCGGATTAATCCAGAACATCCGTTTGCCATCAAAGAAGGCATGTTGGTCATCGAGTAATCTGAAAAAAGGCGGAAAATCTGTCTTTTTTCTATGCTCAACTCATTGTGTATCTGATTTCTTATAAGCAAAAATCTTGCCGATTATAGGAAGAATCAGTATAATAGAACGATAAATTGAAAGGAAGATACCCATGAAATTTACAAAATTATTTTCATTTGCAACTGTGACAGCTCTTGGACTTGTCCTTGTAGCTTGCTCAACTCCAACCAATCAAGCTACTCCAGCTAGTTCAACGACTCCTAGCTCAGAAGTCATGACTTCTCCATCATCTGCAACAGATAGCAGTTCTACCAATGCTTCTCCTACTACTCCTGCTGCCCCAACTACTCCTGCTCAAACAAGCAATTTGGACGGTACCTACAAGGGAAATGACGAAGAAGATCAAGTAACTCTTGTCATCACAGGAACGACTGGAACTTGGACACAGGTAGAACCTGATGGAGAACAAGAAATCAAAAACGTTACGATCGACCCAACCAACCAACGCATTATCATTGGTGATGATACAGAACGCTACTTCTTAGAAGGAAATCAATTAACCATTGAAGACATCAGTGAAGATGACTTTAATGATAAAATTGTCTTGACCAAGCAATAAGAAGATAAGAAAGAGGCTGGGCAAAAACTAGCCAGTAAATAAAAAACACAGATAGATTCAAGTTGATTTTGATGAAATCCAGTCGAACTATTTGTGTTTTTATTTTTGTCTCTATTATATTGGACTAATTTCTTAGCCAATTTCGTGAGATTCATGCTCATTAGGAGGAATCCTATCTCAGTTTCAACCACTTTTTGACCTCTGACATGCACTCTGCGTACGCCAAAAACACCCTTCATCCTACCAAATACAGGTTCGACATCCACCTTGCGTTTGGCATAAATGCGGGCTCCCTCTTTACTTGTCAATTCCTCTTTGACTAAGTTCTTGAAATAGTTCCACGTAGGATTATACTGAATTTGTTTGAGGTTTCCTTTCTCTGTCCGTGCTAATTGGTCTAACTCTTCACTAGCTTGTACAGGATCAGCTTCGTAAATCTTACTATCTTTCTCAAATCCATACTTTTCCGTTCTTCGTGAATAATTCTTAAACGAGTAGACAACTCCATCTGGTTTTATCCACTGGTCAGAATCTTCTAGGTAAGTCCAGTTTTCAGGATTGGCATCACTCTTCTTGTAGCTTTTCTTCTGCTCTTTCTGATATGTTCCGTAGGGAATTAGGGGCGTTTTCTCCAGATTATCAACGATAAAGCTGTAATTTTCTTCACTACCATAACCTGCATCCGCGACAATGTGTTGAAAGAGTTCTAAGGTTTGGATGGATTGAAGAAAAGGTTTGAGTGTACGAGTGTCAGTTGGATTCGGATACAATCCGTAAGCTAAGGCAAACTGGCTATTTGTACCAAGTTGAAGGTTGTAAGCAGGTTTGAGCTGACCATTCCTCATATGATCCTCTTTCATCCTCATAAACGTCGCATCAGGATCTGTTTTAGAATAGGAATTTCGCTCTTGTAAAATCTGTTTATCTCGTTCGTACTTTTGTTTCCGAACAAGAAAATCCTCTTTCAATTTTCTCTTGAGTTTCTTAATTCTTCTTCGTTTCTGTCTGTTGGCCGATCCACCTTTAATGACTTTAGGCTCTTGTGAGATAGCATTTTCCAACTCATCTAGTACTTGTTCGGTCTCTTGTAGGAGTTGGTTTAGTCCTTCGCTAGTGAGACATTCTTCCTTGGACAAGGCAGTATTCACCCCTTCTTGGACTAGCTTGTCATAGAGAGCAGAAATGTTTCCATTCAAGGCATCTTCATAGCGCTCAACGGCCTTTTTCCACGTGAAGGAATACTTGTTGGCATCAGCTTCTACCTTAGTCCCGTCAATGAAGAGAGCTTTATCTTCAATCAATCCATTCTCTCTGAGGAGGAGAGTGAAGTAGATGAAAGCAGTTTTGATAAGCTGGTTGGCGTGTGTAGAGGCCCGAAAACTATTTATGGTTCGATAACAGACGTAGGTATCCTGACTCAGCCATTTCATAGGAATGACTTCCTCATTCATTTGGACGATTTTTCTACCAGAGAAAACTTGGCGAGCATAGGCGAACAGGGTCATTTTGAGCAACATAGCTGGATGAAAGGCAGGACGACCTGTGTGGGAAGTTTCTTCTAGGAGAACGGATTGAGGAATAGTATCCACAAACTGACTAATCAGACGTGCCTCATGTGTAGCAGGTAAGTCCCAAGCAATATTTAATTCCAAACTAAGCTGATTTGTGTTATACTGTTTATACATTTTCATGCCTTTCTAGTTGTTTTGTGGTTATTATAATTATAAAGCATGAAATGGAAAACGAGCAACTCCTAATTGGAATTGCTCGTTTTTTGTATATGAGCAGCTAGTTTTTGCCCAGCTTCTTTTGCTTAACTTCCTCGCTCCCAAAAAATAGCTAGGAGAATAACGGCTCCTAAAACGGAGGGAATGATAGCTGTATCTGCGATTTGAGGCCCCCAATCTCCAAAGAGGAGTTGACCAACCCAGGCACCGGCAAGCCCCAAAAGAATCTTTCCAATACAGCCCATTTTTTCACCACGGTTGGTAATCGCTGCAGCAATCATCGCTACGATAAAGCCAACGAATAAACTGCCAATCATGTCTGTTCACCCCCTATTCCTA
Above is a window of Streptococcus sp. zg-86 DNA encoding:
- a CDS encoding IS1182 family transposase, which codes for MYKQYNTNQLSLELNIAWDLPATHEARLISQFVDTIPQSVLLEETSHTGRPAFHPAMLLKMTLFAYARQVFSGRKIVQMNEEVIPMKWLSQDTYVCYRTINSFRASTHANQLIKTAFIYFTLLLRENGLIEDKALFIDGTKVEADANKYSFTWKKAVERYEDALNGNISALYDKLVQEGVNTALSKEECLTSEGLNQLLQETEQVLDELENAISQEPKVIKGGSANRQKRRRIKKLKRKLKEDFLVRKQKYERDKQILQERNSYSKTDPDATFMRMKEDHMRNGQLKPAYNLQLGTNSQFALAYGLYPNPTDTRTLKPFLQSIQTLELFQHIVADAGYGSEENYSFIVDNLEKTPLIPYGTYQKEQKKSYKKSDANPENWTYLEDSDQWIKPDGVVYSFKNYSRRTEKYGFEKDSKIYEADPVQASEELDQLARTEKGNLKQIQYNPTWNYFKNLVKEELTSKEGARIYAKRKVDVEPVFGRMKGVFGVRRVHVRGQKVVETEIGFLLMSMNLTKLAKKLVQYNRDKNKNTNSSTGFHQNQLESICVFYLLASFCPASFLSSYCLVKTILSLKSSSLMSSMVN
- a CDS encoding pseudouridine synthase, giving the protein MRLDKFLVECGLGSRTEVKKLLKSGKVMVNQVVEKSAKTHIDEVQDEISYQGHVLTYEKFVYYILNKPKGVISATEDPKHRTVLDLLDETARQKEVFPVGRLDIDTHGLLLLTNNGALAHEMLSPKKHVDKVYRAEVAGIMTEEDRHRFAQGIELKEFICQPADLEIVAIDENRQTSLVHIRIAEGKFHQVKRMVAACGKEVTDLERISMGPLVLGDELDLGAHRRLTAAEEEALAVFGVEV
- a CDS encoding GlsB/YeaQ/YmgE family stress response membrane protein; translation: MIGSLFVGFIVAMIAAAITNRGEKMGCIGKILLGLAGAWVGQLLFGDWGPQIADTAIIPSVLGAVILLAIFWERGS
- a CDS encoding MFS transporter, with translation MKVFLEKISVLALSSMLVSAFSVSSALPSMLDYFHSYPAEQVELLISTPSFFVLLVLVLNRQLNWLLNERQMIVTGLLMMSMAGMLPQVLQGYGFVFLSRIFLGMGIGLINAKAISMISERYEGTERIQMLGFRGSSEVVGSAFLTMLVGQLIKFKWTYAFTIYSFALLVLLFYLFFVPNQIKSRQDQVQLGERLPVRFRYESARLALFAGWNVCISSCISLRVPLMVTQGSLGTASAASVILGLYQIVGIVSGLVFAPLLRRFGSRLLGLSYLALGLSSLGIAFSSDLSVLAIAVLGAGFVNSVLMTAIFHQLAEEMPAPLLNSATAVVLIGCNLGGALSPYVLKGIGLIGESYSLIFSLFAISCLVFAIFAIRMKNRRKFDAVG
- the def gene encoding peptide deformylase; translated protein: MSVLERLTKASHLIDMDDIIREGHPTLRKVAEEVQFPLSDQEVILGEKMLQFLKHSQDPVMAEKLKLRGGVGLAAPQIDISKRIIAVLVPNPEDEEGNPPAEAYALAEIMYNPKIVSHSIQEAAMEGGEGCLSVDREVPGYVVRHARVTVEYMDKNGEKHRIKLKGFNAIVVQHEIDHINGIMFYDRINPEHPFAIKEGMLVIE
- a CDS encoding SP_0198 family lipoprotein; amino-acid sequence: MKFTKLFSFATVTALGLVLVACSTPTNQATPASSTTPSSEVMTSPSSATDSSSTNASPTTPAAPTTPAQTSNLDGTYKGNDEEDQVTLVITGTTGTWTQVEPDGEQEIKNVTIDPTNQRIIIGDDTERYFLEGNQLTIEDISEDDFNDKIVLTKQ